The DNA window CGCCTGGCCAGCCGCTCCTTGTCCTTGCCCGAGAGTTGCGTCCCGTGGGTGGCGTTGAGGCGGAGGGCCTCGAGCAAAACGTCCCGGCGGGTGAGGAGGTCGGTGCGGATGACGGCCTTGATGGACGTCCTGCCTTCCAGCTGGTGGGCGGCCAAGCGGTGGTTACCGTCGACGAGCAGGTACTTCCCGGAGGGAGTGAGGACCACGTGGATGGGTGGCAGACGGTCGACGGCCAGGCGCTGCTGGGCGAT is part of the Bacillota bacterium genome and encodes:
- a CDS encoding ParB N-terminal domain-containing protein; translation: IAQQRLAVDRLPPIHVVLTPSGKYLLVDGNHRLAAHQLEGRTSIKAVIRTDLLTRRDVLLEALRLNATHGTQLSGKDKERLARRLFGEYSVEEMADLLSVSPRTVREWTRQERQVASRFLWSQSETSRSMVRSWFRGEG